ATGCTGGAGGTCATTCGCGAGAGTGAGTACAGCCCAGAGAAGTACGGCGCGGCCAAGCGGCTCTCCGAGAAGTCGGGGATCGCGTACAGCACCATCCGATCCTGGTTCGATCGCGAGAGCAGGCCAAACGTGGAAGAGGCCGCCAGGATCGCAGTGGCAATGGGCGTATCGCTCGACTACCTGATCACCGGCCAGGAATACTGGGCCGAGTTGCAGAACGGCAGGGTCAGGCGGCTCTGCCGGCGCCTTGGGGCGCTCTCAGACCACGACATTGAGACCATTGAGATGTTGGTCGACCGATGCTTCGCCAGGATGAACGCCAACCCAGAGAGAGGTGCCGAAGCGACCAGGGCATGAGATTCCCCATCATCGGTTCGGCGTGGTGCTCCCTTTTCCCGGATCGGGAGTACACTGAGGCTGGTGTGCGAAATCCCTGAGGCGAGGGGCACGGCCGGTGATTCGTGATAGGATGGCCAGAGGAGGCCGCCATGGTGCGCCGATCGCCACTGCTCTTTGTGCTTCCTCTCTCTTGCGTCCTGTTCTCCGCCTGCCAGCTCATCGAGCCACCACTCCAGCAGACGCACACAGTGAGCGTGTCGGTTAGCCCTCTTGCGTCAGGCTCGGTGGTACCTTCGGGCGGAACGTGGGATGACGGATCGGCGGCGACCTTCACGGCCTTCCCCGCGAACGGATATGTCTTCGACCGATGGGACGGGATAATCGGCAGCGAGAACCCAGTGACTATCGTCGTCGAGTGGGACCTCGAGATCACTGCACGCTTCGCACGGTTGTACGCCTATCGATTCAAGAACGATTCCTCTCACAGCGTCACGGTGATCCCCTGGCAGTACCAGACGTGGGAGCAGTTTGAGCTCGAACGCTTCCGGACGATCACAGTCGAGTCCACGGACGACGAGATCTCCTTTGACTACGAGCCTGTGGACCTGGTGAAGTTCACGGACAGCATCGTCGACTGGAACGCCACCGCCGGCGAAACAATCACCTTCCACAACCGAACCCTCCTCACGGTCTCGAACAGGTGCGGAAGCGATCTGCTCTTGATCGAGTGGGAGACGGAGGCGGACAGCCTCTACTTCTTTGGCAACGACGACATCTGGTGCGCGACGCTCGGTGAGCCCGTCGGCGGCATGCGCGACGGCCACTCCGACACGGAAGAAGTCAGTCCCGGGTCAGGGTACATCAGCTTCTGGTTCGCCGAGTATACGGGCCAATACAGGACATCGGACGTAGTGACCATCGAAGAGGGCGACCAGATCTACTTCACGTTCTACGGCTCCACTTACATCGAGCCGGTCTCGAACGTGGCCGTGGACGCGCGTGCGTCGCTTTCCTCGTACAGCGGGCGATGATGGGGGCAAGACTGAATGCGGGGCAACCGTGCGATTCCATTCCAGAAAACCGACGCGAAGTATTCCACGCCGGCAGACGACCGCGCCGGCCCCGGGTGTGACACGACGTGTGACAGCTACGGCAGAGACGCCGCCGCAGGACAGGCCGCTTTCGCGCCAGGCGGCGCCTGACGACCTCGCCAGGCCCCGGTTTCCGCAGGTGTCGGCGGCCATCGCCGGCATCTACTCATCGTATCTCTCCGCGGAGAGAGGAGGTGCCGAAGTGCAA
This window of the bacterium genome carries:
- a CDS encoding helix-turn-helix domain-containing protein, translated to MLEVIRESEYSPEKYGAAKRLSEKSGIAYSTIRSWFDRESRPNVEEAARIAVAMGVSLDYLITGQEYWAELQNGRVRRLCRRLGALSDHDIETIEMLVDRCFARMNANPERGAEATRA